In Halomarina salina, one DNA window encodes the following:
- the cofG gene encoding 7,8-didemethyl-8-hydroxy-5-deazariboflavin synthase subunit CofG, with protein sequence MIPGAAEYDIDIAIDPADVERLLDVTPDDVGPAPALTFCRNVFVPLTTACRYTCTYCTYYDVPGQASLLTPEEVRDVCQRGADAGCTEALFTFGDDPDDRYTEVHEQLAEWGHDSIHEYLREACEIALEEGLLPHSNPGDQTREQMAHVADLNASMGVMLETTAAVQAHGGPRAKSPGQRLNTIRTAGELGVPFTTGILVGIGETWRDRAESLLAIRALHERHDHVQEVIVQPVANNERWRGDTPDVATLRRAVAMARVALPESVSVQVPPNLAPVREVLDCGVDDLGGVSPVTDDHINPDYAWPALRELEDVAEEAGVPLHERLPVYERFVGQGERDEVGGGRDTSSAWLSSRLRDELAAETSTGERYRSVLGG encoded by the coding sequence GTGATTCCGGGCGCAGCGGAGTACGATATCGACATCGCCATCGACCCCGCCGACGTCGAGCGACTGCTGGACGTGACGCCCGACGACGTCGGCCCCGCGCCCGCGCTGACGTTCTGTCGCAACGTGTTCGTCCCGCTGACGACGGCGTGTCGCTACACCTGCACCTACTGCACCTACTACGACGTGCCGGGGCAGGCGTCGCTCCTGACCCCCGAGGAGGTCAGGGACGTCTGCCAGCGCGGCGCGGACGCCGGGTGTACGGAGGCGCTGTTCACGTTCGGCGACGACCCGGACGACCGCTACACCGAGGTCCACGAGCAACTCGCGGAGTGGGGCCACGACTCCATCCACGAGTACCTGCGCGAGGCCTGTGAGATAGCGCTGGAGGAGGGCCTGCTCCCCCACTCGAACCCCGGCGACCAGACCCGCGAGCAGATGGCCCACGTCGCCGACCTCAACGCCTCGATGGGCGTGATGCTGGAGACGACCGCAGCGGTGCAGGCCCACGGCGGGCCACGAGCGAAGTCGCCGGGTCAGCGTCTGAACACCATCCGGACCGCCGGGGAACTCGGCGTCCCGTTCACCACGGGGATTCTGGTGGGCATCGGCGAGACGTGGCGCGACCGCGCGGAGTCGCTGCTCGCCATCCGGGCGCTCCACGAGCGCCACGACCACGTCCAGGAGGTCATCGTCCAGCCGGTCGCGAACAACGAGCGCTGGCGCGGCGACACCCCCGACGTGGCGACGCTCCGACGCGCGGTGGCGATGGCCCGCGTCGCGCTTCCCGAGTCGGTGAGCGTGCAGGTGCCGCCGAACCTCGCCCCCGTCCGCGAGGTGCTGGACTGCGGCGTCGACGACCTCGGGGGCGTGTCGCCGGTCACCGACGACCACATCAACCCCGACTACGCTTGGCCAGCGCTGCGCGAACTGGAGGACGTCGCCGAGGAGGCGGGCGTCCCGCTCCACGAGCGACTGCCCGTCTACGAGCGGTTCGTCGGTCAGGGGGAGCGCGACGAGGTGGGAGGCGGGCGAGACACCTCGTCGGCGTGGCTCTCGTCCCGACTCCGCGACGAACTCGCCGCGGAGACATCGACTGGTGAACGCTACCGGTCGGTGCTGGGAGGCTGA
- the purS gene encoding phosphoribosylformylglycinamidine synthase subunit PurS — translation MTAYTATVTVRLKNGVLDPEAETTKRALERLGFEVDGLRSADRFEVDLDAESADVAATRADEMAQRLLANPTIHDYDVSVAER, via the coding sequence ATGACCGCCTACACGGCGACCGTGACCGTTCGACTCAAGAACGGCGTCCTCGACCCGGAGGCCGAGACGACGAAGCGCGCGCTCGAACGCCTCGGGTTCGAGGTCGACGGCCTGCGCTCGGCGGACCGATTCGAGGTCGACCTCGACGCCGAGTCGGCGGACGTGGCCGCGACCCGCGCCGACGAGATGGCCCAGCGCCTGCTCGCGAACCCGACCATCCACGACTACGACGTGAGCGTCGCCGAGCGATGA
- a CDS encoding DUF389 domain-containing protein — MRLVRVLVPEAEYAPVADDLRAEGFEVVTSRAYDDAGETTGSWLLELPVPNAAVGKVFEIVEETDVSEEVYTVVLEAEAVATPKSDELRDRYSGDYAPLTWAELRAKAQDLTADRYSYVGMMVLSAIIATAALLMDSPAVLVGSMVIAPLVSPVITASVGALTADREMLTASLVRQVGGVAVAVLAATLVSFAFRFGPVAPAPLDVSGIELVGLRMSPGVLALVVGAASGAAAAFAFVTRGTTELVGVMIAAALVPAAAATGVGIAWGSYTLAFGTMALLFVTLVLINGCMAGTLVVLGYWPLGDVEVLSWRPAAVVVGACLLVALATVAGVGGHVGYATGAKAAVGDVVERPAYAEVKVLSTSAQYAATPASEPRNVSVVLSRPASSQVNGSHLAGALSEHITAETGQPTTVDVRFHEYYRSRGATATNSTGPTAATLPIQAT, encoded by the coding sequence ATGCGCCTCGTCCGAGTCCTCGTTCCCGAAGCGGAGTACGCGCCGGTGGCAGACGACCTGCGAGCGGAGGGGTTCGAGGTGGTCACCAGTCGCGCGTACGACGACGCGGGCGAGACCACGGGGTCGTGGCTGCTCGAACTGCCGGTCCCGAACGCGGCCGTGGGGAAGGTGTTCGAGATCGTCGAGGAGACCGACGTCAGCGAGGAGGTGTACACGGTCGTCCTCGAAGCCGAGGCCGTCGCCACACCGAAGAGCGACGAACTGCGCGACCGATACTCGGGCGACTACGCGCCCCTGACGTGGGCGGAACTGCGGGCGAAGGCCCAGGACCTCACCGCCGACCGCTACAGCTACGTCGGGATGATGGTCCTCAGCGCCATCATCGCGACGGCGGCACTGCTGATGGACTCGCCGGCGGTGCTGGTCGGGTCGATGGTCATCGCGCCGCTGGTCAGTCCCGTCATCACCGCGAGCGTCGGGGCGCTCACGGCCGACCGGGAGATGCTCACGGCGAGCCTCGTTCGGCAGGTCGGAGGCGTCGCCGTCGCTGTCCTCGCGGCGACGCTGGTGAGCTTCGCGTTCCGATTCGGGCCGGTCGCACCCGCGCCGCTCGACGTCTCCGGCATCGAACTCGTCGGCCTCCGGATGTCACCGGGGGTGCTCGCGCTCGTCGTGGGGGCGGCCTCGGGGGCGGCCGCCGCGTTCGCGTTCGTCACGCGCGGGACGACCGAACTCGTCGGCGTGATGATCGCGGCGGCGCTCGTCCCGGCGGCCGCGGCGACGGGCGTCGGTATCGCCTGGGGGTCGTACACCCTCGCGTTCGGGACGATGGCGCTCCTGTTCGTCACGCTCGTCCTCATCAACGGCTGTATGGCCGGCACGCTCGTGGTGCTCGGCTACTGGCCGCTCGGCGACGTCGAGGTGCTCTCCTGGCGACCTGCGGCCGTCGTCGTCGGGGCCTGTCTCCTCGTCGCGCTCGCGACGGTCGCCGGCGTCGGTGGGCACGTCGGCTACGCGACCGGTGCGAAGGCGGCAGTCGGGGACGTCGTCGAACGCCCGGCCTACGCCGAGGTGAAGGTGCTCTCGACGAGCGCCCAGTACGCGGCCACCCCAGCGAGCGAACCGCGGAACGTGTCGGTCGTGCTCAGTCGCCCGGCCTCCTCGCAGGTGAACGGGTCGCACCTCGCGGGCGCGCTCTCCGAACACATCACCGCCGAGACCGGTCAGCCGACGACGGTCGACGTCCGGTTCCATGAGTACTACCGGTCGCGGGGGGCGACCGCGACGAACTCGACGGGGCCGACAGCAGCGACCCTGCCGATCCAGGCGACGTGA
- the cofC gene encoding 2-phospho-L-lactate guanylyltransferase, producing MRVVVPYRVADPKTRLASLCSPAEREALSRAMLADVLDAVRAVGEAPTVLATEAFDPPGDTETPVRIDDRPLSPAVNAVLAERAGPDSPVAVVMADLALATPGALSALFDADGPVVFAPGRGGGTNAFVSRHPDFRTDYHGASYRDHRRICEDLGVTPTTVDSYRLGTDVDAPADLVEVLLHATADGRTRDFLADRFAVTTGDGRVGVERRE from the coding sequence ATGCGCGTCGTCGTCCCGTACCGCGTCGCCGACCCGAAGACGCGGCTCGCGTCGCTCTGCTCGCCAGCGGAGCGCGAGGCGCTCTCCCGGGCGATGCTCGCGGACGTGCTCGACGCGGTTCGGGCGGTCGGCGAGGCCCCCACGGTTCTCGCCACCGAGGCGTTCGACCCGCCCGGCGACACCGAGACGCCGGTCCGTATCGACGACCGACCGCTCTCACCGGCCGTGAACGCGGTGCTGGCCGAGCGCGCCGGCCCCGACTCGCCGGTCGCCGTCGTGATGGCCGACCTCGCGCTGGCGACGCCCGGGGCGCTCTCGGCGCTGTTCGACGCCGACGGACCGGTCGTGTTCGCGCCGGGGCGCGGCGGCGGGACGAACGCCTTCGTCTCGCGCCACCCCGATTTCCGGACGGACTACCACGGAGCCTCCTACCGCGACCACCGGCGAATCTGCGAGGACCTGGGCGTCACCCCGACGACGGTCGACTCCTACCGCCTCGGGACGGACGTCGACGCGCCGGCGGACCTCGTCGAGGTGTTGCTCCACGCGACAGCGGACGGCCGTACCAGAGACTTCCTCGCCGACCGGTTCGCGGTGACGACCGGCGACGGTCGGGTGGGCGTCGAACGCCGAGAGTGA
- a CDS encoding phosphoribosylaminoimidazolesuccinocarboxamide synthase, with product MTSVKEFRVEEAATADSLGRGSFVFTDAYSVFDWGQMPDPIPGKGRALCAMGAANFELLDAEGVPTHYRGVVPDDGEEPVPLADVDDPPREMAIDLTQVPDLPHEGRTYDYDAYHHDAGENYLVPLEIVFRNRVPVGSSLRSRTTPEAVGLDGGTWPEEAVTLPEPLVEFSTKYEESDRYLAREEADRIAGAASVDALESVARRVNELVTDRAAERGFTHEDGKIECLFYEGEVRVADVVGTFDENRFAYDGQQVSKEVVRQYHKRTQPEWVEAVAAAKEEAKERDVADWRELCERDPEPLDERVIRVVSDYYCAGANRYLGRDLFDAPSMDEAVAAVRDL from the coding sequence ATGACGAGTGTGAAGGAGTTCCGGGTCGAGGAGGCGGCCACGGCCGACTCGCTCGGACGCGGGTCGTTCGTCTTCACCGACGCGTACTCCGTCTTCGACTGGGGGCAGATGCCCGACCCGATTCCGGGGAAGGGGCGGGCGCTCTGCGCGATGGGCGCGGCGAACTTCGAACTGCTCGACGCCGAGGGCGTGCCGACGCACTACCGCGGCGTCGTCCCCGACGACGGCGAGGAACCGGTCCCGCTCGCCGACGTGGACGACCCACCACGCGAGATGGCCATCGACCTGACGCAGGTCCCCGACCTGCCCCACGAGGGCCGCACGTACGACTACGACGCCTACCACCACGACGCGGGCGAGAACTACCTCGTCCCGCTCGAAATCGTCTTCCGCAACCGGGTCCCGGTCGGGTCGAGTCTCCGCTCCCGGACGACCCCCGAGGCGGTCGGACTCGACGGCGGGACGTGGCCCGAAGAGGCCGTCACGCTCCCCGAGCCGCTGGTCGAGTTCTCGACGAAGTACGAGGAGTCCGACAGGTACCTCGCCCGCGAGGAGGCCGACCGCATCGCGGGCGCGGCGAGCGTCGACGCACTCGAATCGGTCGCCCGGCGCGTGAACGAACTCGTCACCGACCGCGCCGCGGAGCGCGGGTTCACCCACGAGGACGGGAAGATAGAGTGCCTGTTCTACGAGGGCGAGGTGCGCGTCGCGGACGTGGTCGGCACGTTCGACGAGAACCGGTTCGCCTACGACGGCCAGCAGGTGTCGAAGGAGGTCGTCCGGCAGTACCACAAGCGCACCCAGCCCGAGTGGGTCGAAGCGGTGGCGGCGGCGAAGGAGGAAGCGAAGGAGCGCGACGTGGCCGACTGGCGCGAGTTGTGCGAGCGCGACCCCGAACCGCTCGACGAGCGCGTGATTCGGGTCGTCAGCGACTACTACTGCGCCGGCGCGAACCGCTACCTCGGTCGCGACCTGTTCGACGCGCCGTCGATGGACGAGGCGGTAGCTGCCGTCCGCGACCTGTAA
- the cofH gene encoding 7,8-didemethyl-8-hydroxy-5-deazariboflavin synthase subunit CofH, with amino-acid sequence MERLPTNVPRGRFEFAHRPETDQSFENALAKVRAGERLTVDDGIELLTTGTGFDGIDPRRKELVLEAADQRRAEQVGEEVTFVANLNNNVTTACNTGCLFCNFKDPAGEFEAGNVPEEEVAHEERGFTKTPEESRRLVRDAIERGIYEVTSVSGLHPALALDEDHLEALDAQGGPNYKPASMYATDPGTYVEQLEAMAVDGVHLHSMTPEEAAHARRGTEKSYVQVYGRLQEAGLDSVPGTAAEILVDEVRDVICPQKIDSGEWVAAMEAAASLGLDMTATIMYGHVENEAHRVQHLDVVRDLQDRTGAITEFVPLSFVHHDTPLAEEGMVTTGATQAEDELLMAVSRLYLDNVDNLQSSWVKYGDELGLKMLSCGANDFMGTILSEEITKRAGGEFGEFRSVREYVDMITAVGRVPVERSTDYRQRRVVDPEEGPFGPTLGPEADGTPLVDRSKALADD; translated from the coding sequence ATGGAACGGTTGCCGACGAACGTGCCGCGGGGCCGCTTCGAGTTCGCACACCGCCCGGAGACCGACCAGTCGTTCGAGAACGCGCTGGCGAAGGTGCGGGCGGGCGAGCGGTTGACCGTCGACGACGGCATCGAACTGCTGACGACGGGCACCGGATTCGACGGCATCGACCCGCGCCGGAAGGAACTCGTCCTCGAGGCCGCCGACCAGCGCCGCGCCGAGCAGGTCGGCGAGGAGGTGACGTTCGTCGCCAACCTCAACAACAACGTCACGACGGCCTGCAACACGGGCTGTCTGTTCTGCAACTTCAAGGACCCGGCTGGCGAGTTCGAAGCTGGGAACGTCCCCGAAGAGGAGGTCGCCCACGAGGAACGCGGGTTCACGAAGACGCCCGAGGAGTCGCGTCGACTCGTCCGGGACGCCATCGAGCGCGGCATCTACGAGGTGACGTCCGTCTCGGGGCTCCACCCGGCGCTGGCACTCGACGAGGACCACCTGGAAGCGCTCGACGCGCAGGGCGGCCCGAACTACAAGCCCGCCTCGATGTACGCGACGGACCCCGGCACGTACGTCGAGCAACTGGAGGCGATGGCCGTCGACGGCGTCCACCTCCACTCGATGACGCCCGAGGAGGCCGCCCACGCACGCCGCGGGACCGAGAAGTCCTACGTGCAGGTGTACGGTCGCCTCCAGGAGGCGGGGCTGGACTCGGTGCCCGGCACGGCCGCCGAGATACTGGTCGACGAGGTCCGCGACGTCATCTGCCCGCAGAAGATAGACTCCGGCGAGTGGGTCGCAGCGATGGAGGCGGCCGCGTCGCTCGGCCTCGACATGACGGCGACCATCATGTACGGTCACGTCGAGAACGAGGCGCACCGCGTGCAGCACCTCGACGTGGTCCGGGACCTCCAGGACCGAACGGGAGCCATCACCGAGTTCGTCCCGCTGTCGTTCGTCCACCACGACACGCCGCTGGCCGAGGAGGGGATGGTGACGACGGGGGCGACGCAGGCCGAGGACGAACTGCTGATGGCCGTCTCCAGGCTCTACCTCGACAACGTCGACAACCTCCAGTCGTCGTGGGTGAAGTACGGCGACGAACTCGGCCTGAAGATGCTCTCGTGTGGCGCGAACGACTTCATGGGCACCATCCTCTCCGAGGAGATAACGAAACGCGCGGGCGGCGAGTTCGGCGAGTTCCGGTCGGTCCGGGAGTACGTCGACATGATAACGGCCGTCGGCCGCGTGCCCGTCGAGCGCTCGACGGACTACCGCCAGCGACGGGTCGTCGACCCCGAGGAGGGGCCGTTCGGGCCGACACTCGGCCCGGAAGCCGACGGGACGCCGCTCGTCGACCGGTCGAAAGCGCTCGCCGACGACTGA
- a CDS encoding CNNM domain-containing protein: MTSLQVTLRLLAGLLLILTNGFFVAIEFALTRARQFTEEEFIGGNPSLERAWEMTQNLELYLTTCQVGITASSIAVGIVAEPALAALFEPLLADTALASVGAGAIIAFLIINLVHLTHGEQTPTYLGVERSRQVCRYGASPLYWFHYAISPLIAFGDWIAKGTLKLFGVEMTGAWMEAEADVIESRADLRRQLDDMLDEGDMPEERREEIQAALDIDRLTVRNEMVPREDIATLSTSNDVDENLQVLEENPHTRFPLVGDSLEEFEGIVYIPVVARHFDELRDGELTFAELAAPPMTLTPETSISEAIDSFQDENQELALVVEDDEVVGLLTATDAFEAVTGELADPTDPTEERAST; encoded by the coding sequence ATGACCTCGCTTCAGGTCACGCTCAGACTGCTCGCCGGGCTCCTCCTCATCCTCACCAACGGGTTCTTCGTCGCTATCGAGTTCGCACTGACGCGTGCGCGACAGTTCACCGAAGAGGAGTTCATCGGTGGGAACCCGTCGCTCGAGCGAGCCTGGGAGATGACGCAGAACCTCGAACTGTACCTGACGACCTGTCAGGTCGGTATCACCGCGTCGAGCATCGCGGTCGGCATCGTCGCCGAACCGGCGCTCGCCGCCCTGTTCGAACCCCTGCTGGCGGACACGGCGCTGGCCTCCGTCGGTGCGGGTGCGATCATCGCCTTCCTCATCATCAACCTGGTCCACCTCACGCACGGCGAACAGACCCCGACGTACCTGGGCGTCGAGCGCTCCCGACAGGTGTGTCGGTACGGAGCGTCCCCGCTGTACTGGTTCCACTACGCCATCTCGCCGCTCATCGCGTTCGGCGACTGGATCGCGAAGGGGACGCTGAAGCTGTTCGGCGTCGAGATGACCGGCGCGTGGATGGAGGCGGAGGCCGACGTCATCGAGTCCCGCGCCGACCTGCGCCGGCAGCTCGACGACATGCTCGACGAGGGCGACATGCCCGAGGAGCGCCGCGAGGAGATACAGGCGGCACTCGACATCGACCGACTGACCGTCCGTAACGAGATGGTCCCCCGCGAGGACATCGCTACGCTGTCGACGAGCAACGACGTCGACGAGAACCTCCAGGTCCTCGAGGAGAACCCCCACACCCGGTTCCCGCTCGTCGGCGACTCGCTCGAGGAGTTCGAGGGAATCGTCTACATCCCGGTCGTCGCCCGGCACTTCGACGAGCTGCGCGACGGCGAACTGACGTTCGCGGAGCTCGCAGCGCCACCGATGACCCTCACCCCGGAGACGAGCATCAGCGAGGCTATCGACAGCTTCCAGGACGAGAACCAGGAACTGGCGCTGGTCGTCGAGGACGACGAAGTGGTCGGCCTGCTGACGGCGACCGACGCATTCGAGGCCGTCACCGGCGAACTCGCCGACCCGACCGACCCGACCGAGGAGCGGGCGTCCACGTAG
- a CDS encoding WD40/YVTN/BNR-like repeat-containing protein: MNESSTSRRGFLKVTGATAAAVVGVPTVAAQDSSNGWTEAESPTTKTLNDAVDTVEGPVAVGGGGDVVIRRQDGWERIVNYGPQARSRPLTGCDVTDDGKAVWFVGGSGVIGEYRVDTQTLTNYSAPKGKTSTWEDCAVVGTAGTDERLYFVNGSGELLVGVRQESGAVKYDDVVKPGGGSTIPGIDFHARQKGRVASTSQLVAETTDGGTNWEQIGIDFAGNAFYDIASVGAKDVNVAAGGGIVYRYDGFRWTPHVVDDDRQAIRALDRGTDYGYAAGNGGKVYERLSAGQWKLYETPVSTKFQGVAHGDTYDVAVGNGGTIVERDSSTDTSTDSLSSESLGVREYVEGAVTG, encoded by the coding sequence ATGAACGAATCCAGCACGAGCCGACGGGGCTTTCTGAAGGTCACGGGGGCGACCGCAGCCGCGGTGGTCGGCGTCCCGACCGTGGCGGCACAGGACAGTTCGAACGGGTGGACCGAGGCCGAGAGTCCGACGACGAAGACGCTCAACGACGCGGTCGACACGGTCGAGGGGCCGGTCGCGGTCGGCGGCGGCGGCGACGTCGTCATCCGCCGACAGGACGGCTGGGAGCGCATCGTCAACTACGGCCCGCAGGCGCGGAGCCGGCCGCTCACGGGCTGTGACGTCACCGACGACGGGAAGGCGGTATGGTTCGTCGGCGGGTCGGGCGTCATCGGCGAGTATCGCGTCGACACGCAGACGCTGACGAACTACTCAGCCCCGAAGGGCAAGACCTCGACGTGGGAGGACTGCGCCGTCGTCGGCACCGCCGGAACGGACGAGCGACTCTACTTCGTCAACGGGTCGGGCGAGCTGCTCGTCGGCGTCCGCCAGGAGAGCGGCGCCGTGAAGTACGACGACGTCGTCAAACCCGGCGGCGGGTCGACGATTCCGGGCATCGACTTCCACGCGCGACAGAAGGGCCGCGTCGCCTCGACCAGCCAGCTCGTCGCCGAGACGACCGACGGCGGCACGAACTGGGAGCAGATCGGTATCGACTTCGCCGGGAACGCGTTCTACGACATCGCCAGCGTCGGTGCGAAGGACGTCAACGTCGCCGCTGGCGGCGGTATCGTCTACCGCTACGACGGGTTCCGGTGGACGCCACACGTGGTGGACGACGACCGGCAGGCCATCCGCGCGCTCGACCGCGGTACCGACTACGGCTACGCGGCGGGCAACGGCGGCAAGGTGTACGAGCGCCTGTCGGCCGGCCAGTGGAAACTGTACGAGACGCCCGTCTCGACGAAGTTCCAGGGCGTCGCCCACGGCGACACCTACGACGTCGCCGTGGGCAACGGCGGCACCATCGTCGAACGCGACTCCTCGACCGACACGTCCACCGACTCGCTCTCCAGCGAGAGCCTCGGCGTCAGGGAGTACGTCGAAGGGGCGGTGACTGGCTGA
- a CDS encoding formyltetrahydrofolate deformylase: MTRNLAQVTVVGDDKKGIIARVTTLLFERGVNVEDLDQAVQDGVFRMTLHVDISDMVVKEETLREVLDDLGEELGQDISIRFPGDRDTDRIAVLVTKESHCLEALIEAREEGRLDAELSVVVGNHDHLADLAEDAGIPFYDIGDGSGSPDEEWLLDILDEHDVDLVVLARYMRILSPNVVFRYEDRIINVHPSLLPAFPGAEAYRQAREEGVRIAGVTAHYVTTDLDQGPIITQRAFDVPDGAAPEDLEARGQPLEAEALVEAVTLHLDDATTVYHGRTHLREDVEDDDYQLGLPGVAQDANPEEPTDEGVTQTPDADD; encoded by the coding sequence ATGACCCGGAACCTCGCGCAGGTCACCGTCGTCGGCGACGACAAGAAGGGCATTATCGCTCGCGTGACGACGCTGCTGTTCGAACGCGGCGTCAACGTCGAGGACCTCGACCAGGCCGTCCAGGACGGCGTCTTCCGGATGACGCTCCACGTGGACATCAGCGACATGGTCGTCAAGGAGGAGACGCTCCGCGAGGTGCTCGACGACCTCGGCGAGGAACTCGGACAGGACATCTCCATCCGGTTCCCCGGCGACCGGGACACCGACCGCATCGCGGTCCTCGTGACGAAGGAGTCACACTGTCTGGAGGCGCTCATCGAGGCGCGGGAGGAGGGCCGACTCGACGCCGAACTGTCGGTCGTCGTCGGCAACCACGACCACCTCGCCGACCTCGCCGAAGATGCCGGAATCCCGTTCTACGACATCGGCGACGGGTCGGGGTCCCCCGACGAGGAGTGGCTGCTGGACATCCTCGACGAACACGACGTGGACCTCGTGGTGCTGGCGCGGTACATGCGCATCCTCAGCCCGAACGTCGTGTTCCGCTACGAGGACCGCATCATCAACGTCCACCCGTCGCTCCTCCCGGCGTTCCCCGGCGCGGAGGCGTACCGGCAGGCCCGCGAGGAGGGCGTCCGCATCGCGGGCGTCACCGCCCACTACGTCACGACCGACCTCGACCAGGGGCCCATCATCACGCAACGAGCGTTCGACGTGCCCGACGGCGCTGCCCCCGAAGACCTCGAAGCGCGCGGCCAGCCGCTCGAAGCCGAGGCGCTCGTCGAGGCCGTCACGCTCCACCTCGACGACGCGACGACGGTGTACCACGGCCGCACGCACCTCCGCGAGGACGTGGAAGACGACGACTACCAGCTCGGCCTCCCCGGCGTCGCACAGGACGCGAATCCCGAGGAGCCGACCGACGAGGGAGTCACCCAGACGCCCGACGCCGACGACTGA